Below is a genomic region from Methylobacterium sp. FF17.
TCAGGGCCGTCGCCCGGCTGCCGTCGGGGCGGGTGTAGTAGCCCGTCCGTTCGCCCACCCGCCGGAAGCCGTGCCGGGCATAGAGCTTCAGGGCCGGGGCATTGCCCTCGTCCACTTCGAGGTGGACCGTGCGGATGCCGGACTGGACCAGGTGGTCGAGATGGGCGCTCACGAGCTTGTGGGAGAGCCCGCCGCCCCGCACGCCGGGCGCGAGCACCACGGTGAGGATCTCGGCCTCGTCCGCGGCGCGACGCGAGAGCACGAAGCCCTGGATCGCGCCGTTCTTCCAGAGGGCATGCGCCTCGGTGGAGCGCTCGCACAGCATGCGCTCGAATTCGTGGGCGTCCCAGGGCCGGGCGAAGGCGGTGGCGTGGATGCGGGCGAGCGCCCGTGCCTGCCCGGAATCCCGCAGGGGCGTGACGTAGGGGGCCGTCCCCCAGGCCTCCCACCAGGCGGTCCAGACCTCGAACGGCCAGAACGGCGTCAGCGGACGGGTCATCGGCGGGCGAGCCTCGCGTGATCCTGCGGCTGGGCGTCGGGGCCGCGCAGGTAGAGGGGACGGGCGAGCGCCTGGGCCGGATCGGCCAGCATGCCGAGGGAGGCGATCCAGGCGATCTCGGGGGCTCCCGTGCCGGCCACCTCGGCGTGGAGGCCGCGCGCCTTGGCGGCGGCGGCGATCATCGGCGCGCCGGACCCGACCAGGGTGAGGGTGCCGGCGAGCATGGCGGCGGCCTCGTCCACGGGGACGTGGCTCGGCGGCACGACGATGCCGTCGGTCATGCTCATGGCCTGGAGATAGACCGAGCCGTGGCGGGCATCGATGGCGGCGGCGATGAGGCCGTCGCCGTTCAGCGCCAGGAGGGGGGCGAGCAGGGCCGAGAGGGTGGTGACCCCGACGACGGGGATCCCGGTGGCGAGACCGATGGCGCGGGCCGCCGAGAGGCCGACGCGCAGGCCGGTATAGCTGCCCGGGCCCACGGTGACGGCGACCCGGTCCAGCGCCTCGAACCCGCCGGTGACGCGCGAGACCACGCGCTCCACCATGGGCAGCAGCGCCTCGGCGTGGCCACGCCCGAGGATCATCGATTCCTGTGCCAGGAGATCGTCGGTGGTGTCCGATGCGATGCAGACGGAACAGGCGTCGAGCGCCGTGTCGATGGCGAGGATACGCAAACTCACTCCCGAAGGTGACACACGCCCGGGCACGCGAAGTGCCGGGCGGCACCAGCCTAAGACGAAAAAGGCCGCTTCGTCACGGCGAAGCGGCCCCTCAAAGCGAATTTCACGCGGCCCTGTTGCGGCTTTGCGTCGAAGACCTGTTCTCGGATGGCCCGCGCTCAGATCGCCTGGACTTCGCGGATCTCCGGCAGGAAGTGGCGGAACAGGTTCTGCACGCCGTTGCGCAGGGTGGCGGTGGAGGACGGACAGCCCGAGCAGGCCCCCTTCATCTCCAGGTAGACGACACCCTCCTTGTAGCCCCGGAAGGTGATGTCGCCGCCGTCGCCCGCCACGGCGGGACGCACGCGGGTCTCGAGCAGGTCCTTGATGGTCTCGACGGTCTTGATGTCGGCCGGGTCGAAGAATTCCTCGGCGTCGTCGCTGCCCGCCACGTGGCCCTCCGCCAGGACGGGTGCGCCGGACTGGAAATGCTCCATGATGGCGCCAAGCACCGCCGGCTTCACCTGCGGCCACAGGTTGTCGTCCTCGGCCTTGGTCACGGAGATGAAGTCGTGGCCGAGATAGACGCCGCTGACGCCGGGCACGTCGAACAACCGGGTCGCCAGGGGCGAGCGGGCGGCGGCCTCGGAGTCGCGTGCCTCGAAGGTGCCCTCGGGCAGGACCACGCGTCCGGGCAGGAACTTCAGGGTCGCGGGATTCGGGGTGGCTTCGGTCTGGATGAACATTCTGGCAAAGTCCTCGTCCGCTGCGCCGGTTCAAGGCCGGCCGGGAATGGCGCCGGGATGCCCCGACGCCCCTCCTCATGTGGACCGCGCCCGCGATTTTCTCAACCGCTCCGGCGATTGGACAAGCCCCCACGGCTCGTGTAAGGCCCGGCTCAACTCAAAACAGGATGCCGAAATCCTGACGCACGCGATCCCATTCGGGGATCACGGGCGCGCACCGGCAGGAACTTGACCATGAACATCATCCAGCAGCTCGAGCAGGAGCAGATCGCTTCGCTCGGCAAGACGATCCCCGATTTCCAGCCCGGCGACACGGTCACCGTGAACGTCAAGGTGAAGGAAGGCGAGCGTACCCGCGTGCAGGCCTACGAGGGCGTCTGCATCGCCCGCTCCGGCGGCGGCCTCAACGAGAGCTTCACCGTCCGCAAGATTTCCTACGGCGAGGGCGTCGAGCGCGTGTTCCCGCTCTACTCGCCGCTGATCGATTCGATCGCCGTCGTCCGTCGCGGCAAGGTGCGCCGCGCCAAGCTGTACTACCTGCGTGACCGTCGCGGTAAGTCCGCCCGTATCGTCGAGCGCGCCGACCGCCCCGCCGAGAAGGCCGCTAAGGCCGATGCCTCGAAGGCGAACAAGGACGCCCGCAAGGCCGAGAAGGCCGCTAAGAGCGCTGCCAAGACGGCAGCAGAGTAAGACTGCCGCAGAGTAAGACTGCCGCCCATCGAGGATCGCTGGGTTCGCGGGCGCCGTCCCGCGCCCCTCCCTCGGCATCAGGCCCGTTCGCGCAAGCGAGCGGGCCTTTTTCGTGGCTCGCCGATCAGCCCCGCGCGGCCACGCGGCGCGCCGCGATCGTCCCCGTGCCGGCCGCCCAGCCACGCCGGGTGATTCGGGCGGCGAGATCGTTCCCGGTGATCCAGGCCAGCGCCTCCGTCGGCGGCATGGCGCGGGCGAAGTGGTAGCCCTGCACGGCCGGGCATCCGAGGCGGCGCAGCAATTCGAACTGTGCACGCGTCTCGACACCCTCCGCCAGCACCGTCACCCCGAGGGTGCGGGCAAACGCCAGGATGGCCTCCAGCAACACCCGGTCCTGGAGATTGTCTGCGATCCCGTGGATGAAGCTCCGGTCGACCTTGAGGCTGTCGAAGCGCAGGGTTCGCAGCGATCCGATCGACGAGTAGGCCACGCCGAAATCGTCGACGATGATGCTCACCCCCATGTCGATGAGGGCGTCCACATCCTCCCCGCCGCGCTCGTTGGAATAGACCGCCTCCTCGGTGATCTCGATGGCGATGCGGCCGGCGGACAGGCCGTGCGCGGTCAGCTCCGCGGCGACCATGTCGGCGATGGGATAGGTGCCGAACTCGTTGGGCGAGATGTTGACCGAGACGATGGGGTCGTGGTGCCCGCTGGCATCGAGCAACCGCACGAGGGCGCAGGCATCCCGCAGGATGACCCGCGTCAGGTCCCGCGACCGCCGCGTGGCGGCGGCCGCCGCAATCGCGTCCGGCGGCGCGATCCAGCCGAGCTGCGGATGCTTCCAGCGCAGCAGCGCCTCGAAGCCGATGACGAGGCCGGTGGCGCAGTCGATCTGCGGCTGGAACCAGGCCTGGATCGCCCCGGTCTCCAGCGCCTCGGGAAGGTCGCGCTCGATCTCGCGCCGGGTCCGCAGCTGCTGGTCCATCGCATCGACGAAGGGCCGCCAGGTGCCGCGCCCCTCGGACTTGGCGGCGTAGAGCGCCAGATCGGCATGGGTCTGCAACTCGGCCAGGGTGCGTCCGTCGAACGGGTGATGGGCCACGCCGACGCTGGCGCCCGCATACAGGGCCTGGCCGGAGCGGGTGACGATGTCGCCGAGGCGCCGGACCACCGACTCGGCGAGGGCGGCCCCGGCCGCCTCGGTGGGGTGCCCGCCCACCAGGGCGGCGAACTCGTCGCCGCCGAGGCGCGCGATCACCGCGTCGGGACCGAGCACCTGCCGCAGCCCGACGCCGACCTCGATCAGGACCTCGTCGCCGATCGAATGCCCGAAGGTGTCGTTGATCCACTTGAACCGGTCGAGGTCGATCAGCATCAGCCAGAGTGAAACCGGCTGCGTGGCCGCCTGGGCGAGCCGCGCCTCCACGGCCTTCTGGTAGGCGGCGCGGTTGAACAGGCCGGTGAGGTGATCGTGCGTCGCCGCCTGCTCCAGGTTCCGCAGCGCCTCACCGGCCGCGACATTGGCGGCCTGCAGGGAGTCCGTGAGCGCGATGGCGTCGTAATGCAGGCGACGGGACCGGAGATAATGCTCCTCCTGCTGCAGGGACCAGCGGAACATCAGGACGCAGAGCAGCGTGAGGTTCATCGCGATGATCTGCGACTCGAGCGAGCCCTGGACCACGAACAGGGCCACCATGATCAGGGTGTTCGGCAACACGAACGCGATGGCGGGCGCCCGGGCGACCTTGTTCTGGATGATCGACCCGGCATTCAGCCCGGAGAACGCCACCGCGACCGCGATGGTATAGGCTTGGCCGTAAACGGCGCAGGCGACGAGGGCACCGGCCCAGCACAGGCCCGAGAGCAGGCCCCCGATCCAGGCAAAGGTGAGGACCCGCTCCGGTGCCCGGTCGGCGATGCCCTGGCGTCGCCAGCGCCGGCCGAGCACGGCCCGACCTGCATTGATGGCGACGTTGGCGCCGACGAACGAGACCTGTGCCCGGAGGGGGATCGTGCCCCATGTCATGCCGACCAGGGAGAACGAGACGAAGACATTGGAGACGAGGGTTGATGGCAGCCCGTCGAGGATCGCGCGCGCCTGGTCGCGCCGGACGATGGCATCGACGGATGTGGGCTGTGTCATTGCCTGTACTGGCCTTCATCCGTCCGCTGGGCCGGCGTGACGCTGCGCCCCCCACCTCTCCTCATCGCCGACATGTATGAAGAGACCGTCATGTTTCTCCACTAACCGCAGGACATAACCATCAGTTTTGACCGTGTGATCAATAAAGCATCCCGAAAAACATTGCGTTATCCAGCACAGACTCCCGTAGAATAGGATCGTGCAACAGAAGACTCCGATCGCAGCCTTCGCCCGACGATCGTGCTTTGCTGAAGGCCCTCACGGGGGGCTGTGAGCTTATCAAATGTAAAGATCTTCGCGACGCGCGCACGAAAAAGCCCCGCAGGGTCGGCGACCCTGCGAGGCTCTTTTCGTGGTCCGGAAAAGACTTCCGGCTTACTCGGCGGCGACGCGGTGTGCCTGGCTGCCGTCGGTGTAGGTCTCGGCCTGAAGGCGCTTGCCCGGAGCCGCGCGGCCCGGGAGCGGCGGCAGGGCACGGGCCTTTTCCAGGTCGATGCCCGCGCCCTCGGCGACGCGGCGGCCGTAATCCTCATCGGCGTGGAGGAAGTGCCAGACCATCCGCAGCTGGATGGCTTCCGGGCACTGCTTCATGTCGCCGACGAGGTTGGCGATGAGGTCGTCGCGCTCCCAATCCTGGAACGAACGGTAGCGCTCGCCGGCCTGGGTGTAGTCGTCCTCGGTCCGCGAGGTCTGGTAGCGGCCGAGGTTGCCCTGCACCGGCTGGTGATAGTCCTTGGCGGGCTTGGGGGCCTCGCGCAGGCCCTCGGCCAGGGTCGAGGGCTCGTAGTTGATGTGCTTGTTCGGGCCGGTGCCGTCGACGTTGTAGGTCATCTGGCCGTCGCGCTGGTTCGAATAGACCTTCACGCCCGGCTGCGGCGCGTTGATCGGCAGTTGCAGGTAGTTGGCGCCGACGCGGTAGCGCTGGGTATCCGAGTAGGACAGCGTACGGCCCTGGAGCATCTTGTCGTCGGAGAAGTCGATGCCGTCCACGAGCACGCCCGTGCCGAAGGCCGACTGCTCGACTTCCGCGAAGAAGTTGTCCGGCACGCGGTCCAGCACCATGCGGCCCACCGGCAGCAATGGGAACTGGTCGACTGGCCACAGCTTCGTGTCGTCGAGGGGGTCGAACGACAGGTGGTCGTTCGGGCCGTCGGGCATGATCTGCACGCAGAATTCCCACTCGGGGAAGTTGCCGGCCTTGATGTTGTCGTAGAGGTCGCGGGTCGCGTGGCCGACATCCTTGGCCTGGATCTCGGACGCCTGGGCCGAGGTCAGGTTACGGACGCCCTGCTTGGGCTCCCAGTGGAACTTGCACAGCACCGCCTCGCCCTGGTCGTTGACCAGCTTGTAGGTGTTGACGCCCGAGCCTTCCATCTCGCGATAGTTGGCCGGAATGCCCCAGGGCGACTTCAGGTGCGTCACCATGTGGATGGCTTCGGGGTGCTGGGCCACGAAGTCGAAGAAGCGCCAGGCCTCCTGGCGGTTCGTCACCGGATCCGGCTTGAACGCGTGGATCATGTCGGGGAACTTGATCGCGTCGCGGAT
It encodes:
- a CDS encoding NifU family protein; its protein translation is MFIQTEATPNPATLKFLPGRVVLPEGTFEARDSEAAARSPLATRLFDVPGVSGVYLGHDFISVTKAEDDNLWPQVKPAVLGAIMEHFQSGAPVLAEGHVAGSDDAEEFFDPADIKTVETIKDLLETRVRPAVAGDGGDITFRGYKEGVVYLEMKGACSGCPSSTATLRNGVQNLFRHFLPEIREVQAI
- the rplS gene encoding 50S ribosomal protein L19, with the protein product MNIIQQLEQEQIASLGKTIPDFQPGDTVTVNVKVKEGERTRVQAYEGVCIARSGGGLNESFTVRKISYGEGVERVFPLYSPLIDSIAVVRRGKVRRAKLYYLRDRRGKSARIVERADRPAEKAAKADASKANKDARKAEKAAKSAAKTAAE
- a CDS encoding GNAT family N-acetyltransferase, giving the protein MTRPLTPFWPFEVWTAWWEAWGTAPYVTPLRDSGQARALARIHATAFARPWDAHEFERMLCERSTEAHALWKNGAIQGFVLSRRAADEAEILTVVLAPGVRGGGLSHKLVSAHLDHLVQSGIRTVHLEVDEGNAPALKLYARHGFRRVGERTGYYTRPDGSRATALTMTAVLA
- the tsaB gene encoding tRNA (adenosine(37)-N6)-threonylcarbamoyltransferase complex dimerization subunit type 1 TsaB gives rise to the protein MRILAIDTALDACSVCIASDTTDDLLAQESMILGRGHAEALLPMVERVVSRVTGGFEALDRVAVTVGPGSYTGLRVGLSAARAIGLATGIPVVGVTTLSALLAPLLALNGDGLIAAAIDARHGSVYLQAMSMTDGIVVPPSHVPVDEAAAMLAGTLTLVGSGAPMIAAAAKARGLHAEVAGTGAPEIAWIASLGMLADPAQALARPLYLRGPDAQPQDHARLARR
- a CDS encoding putative bifunctional diguanylate cyclase/phosphodiesterase, which encodes MTQPTSVDAIVRRDQARAILDGLPSTLVSNVFVSFSLVGMTWGTIPLRAQVSFVGANVAINAGRAVLGRRWRRQGIADRAPERVLTFAWIGGLLSGLCWAGALVACAVYGQAYTIAVAVAFSGLNAGSIIQNKVARAPAIAFVLPNTLIMVALFVVQGSLESQIIAMNLTLLCVLMFRWSLQQEEHYLRSRRLHYDAIALTDSLQAANVAAGEALRNLEQAATHDHLTGLFNRAAYQKAVEARLAQAATQPVSLWLMLIDLDRFKWINDTFGHSIGDEVLIEVGVGLRQVLGPDAVIARLGGDEFAALVGGHPTEAAGAALAESVVRRLGDIVTRSGQALYAGASVGVAHHPFDGRTLAELQTHADLALYAAKSEGRGTWRPFVDAMDQQLRTRREIERDLPEALETGAIQAWFQPQIDCATGLVIGFEALLRWKHPQLGWIAPPDAIAAAAATRRSRDLTRVILRDACALVRLLDASGHHDPIVSVNISPNEFGTYPIADMVAAELTAHGLSAGRIAIEITEEAVYSNERGGEDVDALIDMGVSIIVDDFGVAYSSIGSLRTLRFDSLKVDRSFIHGIADNLQDRVLLEAILAFARTLGVTVLAEGVETRAQFELLRRLGCPAVQGYHFARAMPPTEALAWITGNDLAARITRRGWAAGTGTIAARRVAARG
- a CDS encoding catalase; protein product: MSDQRPILTTRQGHPVRDNQSTRTVGERGPATLENYQFIEKITHFDRERIPERVVHARGAGAHGYFEAYGKIGNEPASKYTRARVLNETGVKTPMFVRFSTVAGAKESPETERDPRGFAVKFKTVEGNWDLVGNNLKVFFIRDAIKFPDMIHAFKPDPVTNRQEAWRFFDFVAQHPEAIHMVTHLKSPWGIPANYREMEGSGVNTYKLVNDQGEAVLCKFHWEPKQGVRNLTSAQASEIQAKDVGHATRDLYDNIKAGNFPEWEFCVQIMPDGPNDHLSFDPLDDTKLWPVDQFPLLPVGRMVLDRVPDNFFAEVEQSAFGTGVLVDGIDFSDDKMLQGRTLSYSDTQRYRVGANYLQLPINAPQPGVKVYSNQRDGQMTYNVDGTGPNKHINYEPSTLAEGLREAPKPAKDYHQPVQGNLGRYQTSRTEDDYTQAGERYRSFQDWERDDLIANLVGDMKQCPEAIQLRMVWHFLHADEDYGRRVAEGAGIDLEKARALPPLPGRAAPGKRLQAETYTDGSQAHRVAAE